The window TATGACCGCGTTCCAGAACCCTTCGGACCCGATGAACGCCGTAATCTACATCGTCCTCATCCTGGCCTTCACCGGGGTCATCCTCCTTCTCATAAAGTACCGCCGCCAGAACCTCGCGCGGTACGTCGTCCTGGGCTCCGTGTGGATCACGGTGGCCTTCGTCGCGCTCCTTCCGTTGTACTACCTCCTGTACGATGTCGTGTCCGCCCTCACCACGATGAACGACGCCCTGCTGAG is drawn from Thermoplasmata archaeon and contains these coding sequences:
- a CDS encoding presenilin family intramembrane aspartyl protease; translation: MEREIRSIAVMGILLAASQVVALLIAPFFAGQGMTAFQNPSDPMNAVIYIVLILAFTGVILLLIKYRRQNLARYVVLGSVWITVAFVALLPLYYLLYDVVSALTTMNDALLSNLGNLATVLAFVLAGAITYVLLKYPEWYVVDAVGLV